In a genomic window of bacterium:
- a CDS encoding isocitrate lyase/phosphoenolpyruvate mutase family protein has translation MPTVDEKRRAFRDLHASGCFVMPNPWDVGSARWLQHLGFPALATTSAGAAFGLGLPDSDAAVGCEVALAHVAAVAAATDVPVNADFASGYARAPEDVAANVGRCLGAGIAGLSIEDATDDPAAPLLDFTLAVERVRAAAEAAGPKVVLTARAECFLVGRPDLDETVRRLHAYADAGADCLFAPGLRTRDEIAAVVAAVAPKAVNVLVGAASGFTVDELAGLGVRRLSVGSGLARTAWGGFVRAARALAGEGRFDAMADATPHAELDAFFRADLPHRPDRTPG, from the coding sequence ATGCCCACCGTCGACGAGAAGCGCCGTGCCTTCCGGGACCTCCACGCGTCGGGCTGCTTCGTGATGCCGAACCCGTGGGACGTCGGCAGCGCCCGCTGGCTCCAGCACCTCGGCTTCCCGGCGCTCGCGACGACGAGCGCCGGGGCGGCCTTCGGGCTCGGGCTGCCCGACAGCGACGCCGCCGTCGGCTGTGAGGTCGCGCTGGCGCACGTCGCGGCCGTCGCGGCGGCGACCGACGTGCCCGTGAACGCGGACTTCGCCTCGGGCTATGCGCGGGCGCCGGAGGACGTCGCGGCCAACGTCGGCCGCTGCCTCGGCGCCGGCATCGCCGGCCTCTCGATCGAGGACGCGACCGACGATCCCGCCGCGCCGCTGCTCGACTTCACGCTCGCGGTCGAGCGCGTGCGGGCGGCGGCGGAGGCGGCGGGGCCGAAGGTCGTGCTCACCGCGCGCGCGGAGTGCTTCCTCGTCGGCCGTCCCGACCTCGACGAGACCGTCCGGCGCCTGCACGCGTACGCCGACGCCGGCGCCGACTGCCTGTTCGCGCCGGGGCTGCGCACGCGCGACGAGATCGCGGCCGTGGTGGCCGCGGTCGCGCCGAAGGCGGTGAACGTGCTCGTCGGCGCGGCCAGCGGCTTCACCGTGGACGAGCTGGCGGGGCTCGGCGTGCGCCGGCTCAGCGTCGGGAGCGGGCTCGCGCGCACCGCCTGGGGCGGCTTCGTGCGCGCCGCGCGCGCCCTCGCCGGCGAGGGCCGGTTCGACGCGAT